One Fundidesulfovibrio putealis DSM 16056 DNA segment encodes these proteins:
- a CDS encoding NADH-quinone oxidoreductase subunit 5 family protein, whose amino-acid sequence MDILVFATVVLPFLAAIALLLLRDKGSRSLIVVGTAVVLAAASLALVGQGSFEYAPKSLLGIGLDGLIMLLDFGLLFVILFMALTKLKSTLVAALTAAQIIGLIYLEFIMPHGSAVAAPAMFADQLSMIMVLVISIVGSLICVYALGYMPTHEEHLRLPKSKQPRFFFFLVAFLGAMNGLVLANSLLWLYFFWEITTFCSFMLISHDGDETSVKNATRALWMNMTGGVAFVFALIFMQKSGTGLYLSELLKPGFSAAGAAALIPLFMLCYAGITKSAQVPFQSWLTGAMVAPTPVSALLHSSTMVKAGVYLVLRLSPAYAGTMLSGMLAMFGAFTFLTASALAVGQSNAKKVLAYSTIANLGLIIACAGINTPAAITAAIVIIIFHAVSKALMFLCVGTIEQKIHSRDLEDMRGLYLTMPKTTIVALIGVFTMLLPPFGVLLGKWMAIESAAALKYMPVTIMLALGSGLTVMFWARWAGILLCTPYPKGVTPEVQPATVRGPLVILAYGALLLSLLVPFVYGGLIEPAVKSSHKAAGYVLSAWNFVNAQGIFYIYPLFLVLGVGFYLAWKAARKIDPASCVGPYLCGAQAKDDNTAFVSTGRANVTYQAGNFYLSWIFGEERLTSSINMVAGVLLAVMLGLLLGGVI is encoded by the coding sequence ATGGACATCTTGGTTTTCGCGACCGTGGTGCTCCCGTTCCTGGCGGCAATTGCCCTGTTGCTGCTTCGGGACAAGGGCTCCAGAAGCCTGATCGTGGTCGGAACTGCGGTGGTCCTGGCCGCAGCTTCCCTGGCCCTGGTCGGGCAGGGCTCCTTCGAGTACGCGCCCAAAAGCCTTTTGGGGATCGGCCTGGACGGGCTGATCATGCTGCTCGATTTCGGCCTGCTGTTCGTCATCCTTTTCATGGCGCTGACGAAGCTCAAGAGCACCCTGGTGGCCGCGCTCACAGCGGCTCAGATCATCGGTCTCATCTACCTTGAATTCATCATGCCGCACGGCTCGGCCGTGGCCGCGCCGGCCATGTTCGCGGACCAGCTGTCCATGATCATGGTCCTTGTAATCTCCATCGTCGGCTCACTCATCTGCGTGTACGCCCTGGGCTACATGCCCACCCACGAGGAGCACCTGCGCCTGCCCAAGTCCAAGCAGCCCAGGTTCTTCTTCTTCCTGGTGGCGTTCCTTGGCGCTATGAACGGCCTGGTGCTGGCCAACAGCCTGCTCTGGCTGTATTTCTTCTGGGAAATCACCACGTTCTGTTCCTTCATGCTCATCTCCCACGACGGCGACGAGACCTCCGTGAAGAACGCCACTCGCGCCTTGTGGATGAACATGACCGGCGGCGTGGCCTTCGTGTTCGCGCTGATCTTCATGCAGAAGTCCGGCACGGGCCTGTACCTGTCCGAGCTTTTGAAGCCCGGCTTCTCCGCCGCCGGAGCCGCCGCGCTGATCCCCCTGTTCATGCTGTGCTACGCGGGCATCACCAAGAGCGCCCAGGTGCCGTTCCAGAGCTGGCTCACCGGCGCCATGGTCGCGCCCACGCCGGTCTCCGCGCTGCTGCACTCCTCCACCATGGTCAAGGCCGGCGTGTACCTGGTGCTGCGCCTGTCCCCCGCCTACGCGGGCACCATGCTGTCGGGCATGCTGGCCATGTTCGGCGCCTTCACCTTCCTGACCGCCTCGGCCCTGGCCGTGGGACAGTCCAACGCCAAGAAGGTGCTGGCCTACTCCACCATCGCGAACCTCGGCCTGATCATCGCCTGCGCGGGCATCAACACCCCCGCAGCCATCACCGCAGCCATCGTGATCATCATCTTCCACGCGGTGTCCAAGGCCCTCATGTTCCTGTGCGTGGGCACCATCGAGCAGAAGATCCATTCGCGCGACCTGGAAGACATGCGCGGCCTGTACCTGACCATGCCCAAGACCACCATCGTGGCCCTGATCGGCGTGTTCACCATGCTGCTGCCTCCCTTCGGCGTGCTCCTGGGCAAGTGGATGGCCATCGAAAGCGCCGCCGCCCTGAAGTACATGCCCGTCACCATCATGCTGGCGCTGGGCTCCGGCCTCACCGTGATGTTCTGGGCCCGTTGGGCGGGCATCCTGCTCTGCACCCCGTACCCCAAGGGCGTCACGCCTGAAGTCCAGCCCGCCACCGTGCGCGGCCCCCTGGTTATCCTGGCCTACGGCGCGCTGCTGCTGTCGCTGCTGGTGCCCTTCGTCTACGGCGGGCTGATCGAGCCTGCGGTGAAGAGCTCGCACAAGGCCGCCGGATACGTCCTCTCCGCGTGGAACTTCGTGAACGCGCAGGGCATCTTCTACATCTATCCCCTGTTCCTGGTCCTTGGCGTGGGCTTCTACCTGGCCTGGAAGGCCGCCCGCAAGATCGACCCGGCCAGCTGCGTCGGCCCCTACCTGTGCGGCGCGCAGGCCAAGGACGACAACACCGCTTTCGTGAGCACGGGCCGCGCCAACGTGACCTATCAGGCCGGTAACTTCTATCTGTCCTGGATCTTCGGCGAAGAACGCCTCACCAGCTCCATCAACATGGTGGCCGGGGTTCTTCTCGCGGTCATGCTGGGACTTCTGCTGGGAGGGGTGATCTAA
- the groES gene encoding co-chaperone GroES, translated as MKLKPLNDRVLVKRLEEELVTKGGIIIPDSAKEKPMKGEVIAVGPGKVGDDGKRTKPAVEKGDNVLFNKYAGTEIKIDGDEYLMMREDDILAVIE; from the coding sequence ATGAAGCTCAAGCCTTTGAACGACCGCGTTCTGGTGAAGCGTCTGGAAGAAGAACTGGTGACCAAGGGCGGCATCATCATCCCCGACTCCGCCAAGGAAAAGCCCATGAAAGGCGAAGTGATCGCCGTGGGCCCCGGCAAGGTCGGCGATGACGGCAAGCGCACCAAGCCCGCCGTGGAGAAGGGCGACAACGTCCTCTTCAACAAGTACGCCGGCACCGAGATCAAGATCGACGGCGACGAGTACCTGATGATGCGTGAGGACGACATCCTCGCCGTCATCGAGTAG
- a CDS encoding efflux RND transporter periplasmic adaptor subunit — MRQLICFSFLVVAALWAGPAAAEDVVFVGKTFSPNHMEVLSPHASPEEMKIFESMAKEIKLKRGEDAEPPIKPFTGRMKVMKMLADIGQKVDLEQRLLEYAFPPEDLLSERRKLSQGEIRAQEANLERVRAEISLMRKNLDETRMRLGRGLASTQEVNDQAKELELAKFRERIIEESLRMEREMAAGELELARAKFGQKASEKNLPGVSWVTTPVAGHVLWVNPEVKPGVILSKKTKLFVVGSMDPILVRALVHEIYISRLRVGDKAAIAFDTLPGKTFEATVVRIQMTAAWSDVQLPAHFEVELSLPNPDLALKEGMRGKVTVQVPDGPRS, encoded by the coding sequence ATGCGTCAGTTGATATGCTTTTCGTTTCTCGTCGTGGCCGCGCTGTGGGCCGGGCCTGCCGCCGCAGAGGACGTCGTCTTCGTCGGCAAGACCTTCAGCCCCAACCACATGGAGGTCCTGAGCCCCCATGCCAGCCCCGAAGAGATGAAGATATTCGAGTCCATGGCCAAAGAGATCAAGCTCAAGCGCGGCGAGGACGCCGAGCCCCCCATCAAGCCGTTCACCGGGCGCATGAAGGTCATGAAGATGCTTGCCGACATCGGCCAGAAGGTGGACCTGGAGCAGCGACTGCTTGAATACGCCTTCCCGCCCGAGGACCTTCTGTCCGAGCGCCGCAAGCTCTCCCAGGGCGAGATCCGCGCCCAGGAGGCCAACCTGGAGCGGGTGCGCGCGGAAATCTCCCTCATGCGCAAGAACCTGGACGAGACCCGGATGCGCCTCGGGCGCGGCCTGGCTTCCACCCAGGAGGTGAACGACCAAGCCAAGGAACTTGAACTGGCAAAGTTCCGCGAGCGCATCATCGAGGAGAGCTTGCGCATGGAGCGCGAGATGGCCGCCGGAGAGCTGGAACTGGCCAGGGCCAAGTTCGGGCAGAAGGCCAGCGAGAAGAACCTGCCTGGCGTGTCCTGGGTCACTACGCCGGTGGCCGGGCACGTGCTCTGGGTCAACCCGGAGGTGAAGCCCGGGGTCATCCTGTCCAAGAAGACCAAGCTCTTCGTGGTGGGCTCCATGGACCCCATCCTGGTGCGGGCCCTGGTGCACGAGATTTACATCTCCAGACTGCGCGTGGGCGACAAGGCCGCCATCGCCTTCGACACCCTGCCCGGCAAGACCTTCGAGGCCACGGTGGTGCGCATCCAGATGACGGCGGCCTGGTCGGACGTGCAGCTGCCCGCGCACTTCGAGGTGGAGCTCTCGCTGCCCAACCCCGACCTTGCCCTCAAGGAGGGCATGCGCGGGAAGGTCACGGTGCAGGTTCCGGACGGTCCCCGCTCGTAG
- the groL gene encoding chaperonin GroEL (60 kDa chaperone family; promotes refolding of misfolded polypeptides especially under stressful conditions; forms two stacked rings of heptamers to form a barrel-shaped 14mer; ends can be capped by GroES; misfolded proteins enter the barrel where they are refolded when GroES binds) encodes MAAKEILYDSKAREKLKRGVDKLANAVKVTLGPKGRNVVIEKSFGSPVITKDGVTVAKEIELDDKFENMGAQMVKEVASKTSDVAGDGTTTATILAQAIFKEGVKLVAAGRNPMAIKRGIDKAVEAIVAELAVLAKPTRDQKEIAQVGTISANSDATIGNIIAEAMNKVGKEGVITVEEAKGLETTLDVVEGMQFDRGYLSPYFVTDPEKMVCEMDDPFILINEKKVSSMKDLLPVLEQVAKMAKPLLIVAEDVEGEALATLVVNKLRGTLQVCAVKAPGFGDRRKAMLQDIAILTGGQAVSEDLGIKLESLTLADLGRAKRVVIDKENTTIIDGGGKADDIKARVKQIRAQIDETTSSYDREKLQERLAKIVGGVAVINVGAATETEMKEKKARVEDALNATRAAVEEGIVPGGGVALVRCLKSLEKVKPVDDDETAGIEIVRRACEAPLRQISGNAGFEGSIVVAKVAEGKEGYGFNAATGEYEDLIKAGVIDPKKVTRIALQNSASVSGLLLTTECAIAEKPEAKKDMPAMPGGGMGGMGGMY; translated from the coding sequence ATGGCCGCTAAAGAAATTCTCTATGATTCCAAGGCCCGCGAAAAGCTGAAAAGGGGCGTTGACAAGCTTGCCAACGCCGTGAAGGTCACCCTGGGACCCAAGGGCCGCAACGTGGTCATCGAGAAGAGCTTCGGCTCCCCGGTCATCACCAAGGACGGCGTCACCGTCGCCAAGGAAATCGAGCTGGACGACAAGTTCGAGAACATGGGCGCTCAGATGGTCAAGGAAGTCGCTTCCAAGACCTCCGACGTCGCCGGCGACGGCACCACCACCGCCACCATCCTGGCCCAGGCCATCTTCAAGGAAGGCGTGAAGCTCGTGGCCGCCGGCCGCAACCCCATGGCCATCAAGCGCGGCATCGACAAGGCTGTTGAAGCCATCGTCGCCGAGCTGGCCGTGCTGGCCAAGCCCACCCGCGACCAGAAAGAGATCGCCCAGGTCGGCACCATCTCCGCCAACTCCGACGCCACCATCGGCAACATCATTGCCGAGGCCATGAACAAGGTCGGCAAGGAAGGCGTCATCACCGTCGAGGAAGCCAAGGGTCTGGAAACCACCCTGGACGTGGTCGAGGGCATGCAGTTCGACCGTGGCTACCTTTCCCCCTACTTCGTGACCGATCCCGAGAAGATGGTCTGCGAAATGGACGATCCCTTCATCCTCATCAACGAGAAGAAGGTCTCCTCCATGAAGGATCTGCTGCCCGTGCTGGAGCAGGTCGCCAAGATGGCCAAGCCCCTGCTGATCGTGGCTGAAGACGTCGAGGGCGAAGCCCTGGCCACCCTGGTGGTCAACAAGCTGCGCGGCACCCTGCAGGTTTGCGCCGTCAAGGCCCCTGGCTTCGGCGACCGCCGCAAGGCCATGCTGCAGGACATCGCCATCCTCACCGGCGGCCAGGCCGTCTCCGAGGACCTGGGCATCAAGCTGGAAAGCCTGACCCTGGCCGATCTGGGCCGCGCCAAGCGCGTGGTGATCGACAAGGAAAACACCACCATCATCGACGGCGGCGGCAAGGCCGACGACATCAAGGCCCGCGTCAAGCAGATCCGCGCCCAGATCGATGAGACCACCTCCTCCTACGACCGCGAGAAGCTCCAGGAGCGCCTGGCCAAGATCGTGGGCGGCGTGGCCGTCATCAACGTCGGTGCCGCCACCGAGACCGAGATGAAGGAAAAGAAGGCCCGCGTCGAAGACGCCCTGAACGCCACCCGCGCTGCCGTTGAAGAAGGCATCGTCCCCGGCGGCGGCGTCGCCCTGGTGCGCTGCCTGAAGTCCCTCGAGAAGGTGAAGCCCGTCGACGACGACGAGACCGCCGGCATCGAGATCGTCCGCCGCGCCTGCGAAGCCCCCCTGCGCCAGATCTCCGGCAACGCCGGATTCGAAGGCTCCATCGTGGTTGCCAAGGTCGCCGAGGGCAAGGAAGGCTACGGCTTCAACGCCGCCACCGGCGAGTACGAAGACCTGATCAAGGCCGGTGTCATCGACCCCAAGAAGGTCACCCGCATCGCCCTGCAGAACTCCGCCTCCGTTTCCGGCCTGCTGCTCACCACCGAGTGCGCCATCGCCGAGAAGCCCGAAGCCAAGAAGGACATGCCTGCCATGCCCGGCGGCGGCATGGGCGGAATGGGCGGCATGTACTAG
- a CDS encoding HD domain-containing protein, translating into MEEYFKKIDVKHRLRDPVYGFVHLTAAEMRIVDTPLFQRLRRVHQLALTKYVYPSAEHSRFVHSLGVMHCSTLILAGVHDHKQTRLINEPSERLIKTLRFAALLHDIGHLPFSHAVEKQWLSGLKHEALSQYIIEKDPHISSILEGEGVNPREVSSLLAKTPPAKFRLVHEIVSGQLDADRADYLLRDAHLCGAKYGEYDFARFLNIFAATEDGDTGLLTLCVDESDLHVAESLLIARYHYNMQIPFHRTRSGYDIVLGRFMRDFVRYNEPFNVVSGELKEVDLERLALLDDYEITEHIKNAGKGGNPWSPYLLRAKHLVPVIDTSSMSDSGVRLFKLLVRRLESEPSLVKGEDYFVYSREVEILKWGGSLAEKSGPDETGVPPQGMITLLSKEGKGRESEHVDICQRSWIFSHLATDPPSIHRVYVVPEKEQDVRALLDEVNAV; encoded by the coding sequence ATGGAAGAATATTTTAAGAAAATCGATGTGAAGCACCGGCTGAGAGATCCCGTATACGGCTTTGTTCATCTGACAGCTGCGGAAATGCGTATAGTTGATACGCCTTTGTTTCAGCGCTTGAGACGTGTGCATCAGCTTGCCTTGACAAAGTACGTATATCCTTCTGCGGAGCATTCTCGATTTGTTCATTCTCTTGGTGTCATGCACTGTTCAACTTTGATTCTCGCAGGGGTCCATGACCATAAGCAGACTAGGCTGATAAACGAACCTTCTGAAAGACTGATCAAAACGTTGAGATTCGCCGCACTGCTTCATGACATTGGGCATCTTCCATTTTCTCATGCAGTTGAGAAGCAGTGGCTGTCAGGTTTAAAGCATGAAGCGTTGAGTCAGTATATAATTGAGAAAGATCCACATATATCAAGTATTCTTGAAGGGGAGGGGGTCAACCCGAGGGAAGTGTCTTCTTTGCTGGCAAAGACTCCTCCAGCAAAATTTAGGTTGGTTCATGAGATAGTGTCTGGTCAACTTGATGCGGATCGTGCCGATTATCTGTTGAGAGATGCGCATCTGTGTGGTGCGAAGTATGGAGAATATGACTTCGCTAGATTTCTTAATATTTTTGCAGCGACAGAAGATGGTGATACAGGACTGCTCACGCTTTGCGTTGATGAGAGCGATTTGCATGTTGCTGAGTCGTTGCTTATAGCGCGCTACCATTATAATATGCAGATCCCATTTCACAGAACGCGAAGTGGGTATGATATAGTGTTGGGTCGATTTATGCGCGATTTTGTGCGCTATAATGAACCATTTAATGTTGTGTCAGGGGAGTTAAAGGAAGTTGACCTGGAACGACTCGCTTTACTTGATGACTATGAAATCACAGAGCATATAAAGAACGCAGGGAAAGGTGGAAATCCATGGTCACCTTATCTGTTGAGAGCAAAGCACCTCGTACCAGTGATCGATACAAGTTCGATGTCAGATAGTGGAGTTCGATTGTTCAAGTTGCTTGTGCGTAGACTCGAGTCTGAACCAAGCCTGGTTAAGGGTGAAGACTATTTCGTTTATAGTAGGGAGGTTGAGATTTTAAAGTGGGGTGGCTCACTAGCTGAAAAGTCAGGGCCAGATGAAACCGGGGTTCCGCCTCAAGGCATGATCACGTTGTTGAGCAAAGAGGGTAAGGGGAGGGAATCCGAACACGTTGACATCTGCCAGAGGTCATGGATATTCAGCCATCTCGCTACTGACCCACCTTCTATCCACAGAGTTTACGTCGTGCCTGAAAAAGAACAAGATGTGCGGGCACTTCTTGATGAAGTCAATGCGGTATGA
- the motA gene encoding flagellar motor stator protein MotA: MTAIIGVIMVLGSVIGGYVLSHGQLGVLVQPYELLTIGGAAMGALFISSPMSVVKDVFKHLPQIFTAKEDSKAFYMEILTLMYELFQLARRSGAVALDAHVNRPADSDIFRRFGAVTKNKTVLNFICDNLKIVIAGNIEQHHYEAIMDTDISTRKHHDSLAGGTVSKTADALPGLGIVAAVLGIVITMGDINQPPEVLGKHIAAALVGTFLGVLLCYGFVGPMATMLDHQAAAKQARLKVVKSALMGYSIGLAPILAVEYARRAIPSNVQPTMEELEEGMKSS, translated from the coding sequence ATGACCGCGATTATTGGCGTCATCATGGTTCTGGGCAGCGTCATCGGAGGCTACGTGCTCTCCCATGGCCAGCTTGGAGTCCTTGTCCAACCTTATGAACTGCTCACCATCGGCGGCGCGGCCATGGGTGCGCTGTTCATCTCCTCGCCCATGAGCGTGGTGAAGGACGTCTTCAAGCACCTGCCCCAGATCTTCACCGCCAAGGAGGACTCCAAGGCCTTCTACATGGAGATCCTCACCCTCATGTACGAATTGTTCCAGCTGGCCCGCCGCTCAGGCGCCGTGGCCCTGGACGCCCACGTGAACCGCCCCGCCGACTCCGACATCTTCCGCCGCTTCGGCGCCGTGACCAAGAACAAGACCGTTTTGAACTTCATCTGCGACAACCTGAAGATCGTCATCGCGGGCAACATCGAACAGCACCACTACGAAGCCATCATGGACACCGACATCAGCACCCGCAAGCACCACGACTCGCTCGCGGGCGGCACGGTCAGCAAGACCGCCGACGCGCTGCCGGGCCTGGGCATCGTGGCGGCGGTGCTTGGCATCGTCATCACCATGGGCGACATCAACCAGCCCCCCGAGGTCCTGGGCAAACACATTGCGGCTGCGCTGGTGGGAACCTTCCTGGGCGTTCTGCTCTGCTACGGCTTCGTCGGCCCCATGGCCACAATGCTTGACCACCAGGCCGCTGCCAAACAGGCCCGGCTCAAGGTGGTGAAGTCGGCGCTGATGGGCTACTCCATCGGGCTGGCCCCGATCCTGGCCGTGGAATACGCCCGGCGGGCCATTCCCAGCAACGTGCAGCCCACCATGGAAGAGTTGGAAGAAGGGATGAAGAGCAGCTAG
- a CDS encoding respiratory chain complex I subunit 1 family protein: MGKLLLATIAVFLAPVIGGLIAGLDRKTTAWLQSRVGPPILQPFYDVFKLLGKSPMIMSPWQVLSVWVYLMSAVLTVFLFFMGSDLLLIFFVLTIGAVFFVMGALVTQSPYAQLGAQRELVTMLTYEPLIILVFVAIAMVTGSFKVSEVFAYGKPLLPQLPLMFIVLGYALTIKLRKSPFDISTCHHAHQEVVRGVLTEYSGPQLAMIEIAHWYEVVFVLGLVGLFWATSFWGMLVLLVLTYFVEILIDNVTARMNFKWMLKSVWAWGLALSVLNLLWLYA, from the coding sequence ATGGGTAAGCTCCTGCTCGCCACCATCGCCGTGTTCCTGGCCCCGGTCATCGGCGGCCTCATCGCCGGCCTGGACCGCAAGACCACCGCCTGGCTCCAGTCCAGGGTCGGTCCTCCGATCCTCCAGCCATTCTACGACGTGTTCAAGCTCCTGGGCAAATCGCCCATGATCATGAGCCCCTGGCAGGTCCTCTCCGTATGGGTGTACCTGATGAGCGCCGTGCTCACGGTGTTCCTGTTCTTCATGGGCTCCGACCTTCTGCTCATCTTCTTCGTGCTGACCATCGGCGCGGTGTTCTTCGTCATGGGCGCGCTGGTCACCCAGTCGCCTTACGCCCAGCTCGGCGCGCAACGAGAGCTGGTGACGATGCTCACCTACGAGCCCCTGATCATTCTGGTGTTCGTGGCCATCGCCATGGTTACCGGCAGCTTCAAGGTCTCCGAGGTCTTCGCCTACGGCAAGCCCCTCCTGCCCCAGCTGCCCCTCATGTTCATCGTGCTGGGCTACGCGCTGACCATCAAGCTGCGCAAGTCGCCCTTCGACATCTCCACCTGCCACCACGCCCACCAGGAAGTCGTTCGCGGCGTGCTCACCGAGTACTCCGGCCCGCAGCTGGCCATGATCGAGATCGCCCACTGGTACGAAGTGGTCTTCGTGCTGGGACTGGTCGGCCTCTTCTGGGCCACCAGCTTCTGGGGCATGCTCGTTCTGCTGGTGCTGACCTACTTCGTCGAGATCCTCATCGACAACGTCACCGCCCGCATGAACTTCAAATGGATGCTGAAGAGCGTCTGGGCGTGGGGCCTTGCCCTGTCGGTCCTGAACCTGCTCTGGCTGTACGCCTAA